A region from the Ralstonia pickettii genome encodes:
- a CDS encoding FAD-dependent oxidoreductase: MNPDFQNRVFAYAPCAEQQPGAATEARPVVIVGAGPVGLATAIDLAQQGVAVVVVDDDCTLSTGSRAICFSKRSLEIFDRLGCGDCMIDKGVSWNVGKVYLKDELLYSFDLLPETGHRRPAFINLQQYYVEGFLVERAQALPNIELRWKNKVTALTQDADGVTLSIETPDGTYAQRARYVVAADGSRSPVRHMMGLEARGQTFKDRFLIADVRMDAPFPSERWFWFDPPFHPNQSVLLHHQPDNVWRIDFQLGWDADPVAEKQPERVIPRVRALLGENVDFELEWVSVYTFSCERMDRFRHGRVLFIGDAAHRVSPFGARGANSGLQDAENLAWKLRMVLAGDAPDALLDTYASEREFAADDNIRHSTRSTDFITPKSAVSRLFRDATLRLAKHYPFARTLVNSGRLSTPTVLEGSTLQTEDEAPFACTLVPGAVALDAPVRTADGRADWLLGHLHSGFTALRFCGAGERVEALPLRTLAVFPAGGIGTVSANVTALEDIDGLVAQRYDARAGTTYLIRPDQHVCARWRALEPAKLAAALLRATGQTAPAAEPHATVSA, encoded by the coding sequence ATGAATCCCGACTTCCAGAACCGCGTCTTCGCGTATGCGCCGTGCGCCGAACAGCAACCCGGCGCGGCCACTGAAGCGCGCCCCGTTGTCATCGTCGGCGCCGGGCCGGTGGGGCTGGCCACGGCCATCGATCTGGCGCAGCAGGGCGTGGCCGTGGTCGTCGTCGACGACGATTGCACGCTGTCGACCGGCTCACGCGCGATCTGTTTCTCCAAGCGCTCGCTGGAGATTTTCGATCGGCTCGGTTGCGGCGACTGCATGATCGACAAGGGCGTGAGCTGGAACGTTGGGAAGGTCTACCTGAAGGACGAGCTGCTCTACAGCTTTGACCTGCTGCCCGAAACCGGCCACCGCCGGCCGGCGTTCATCAACCTCCAGCAGTACTACGTCGAGGGCTTTCTCGTTGAACGCGCGCAAGCCTTGCCGAACATCGAACTGCGCTGGAAGAACAAGGTGACGGCCCTCACGCAGGATGCCGATGGCGTGACGCTCAGCATTGAGACGCCCGATGGCACGTACGCACAGCGCGCGCGGTACGTCGTCGCCGCCGATGGCTCGCGCAGCCCGGTACGCCACATGATGGGCCTCGAAGCCCGCGGCCAGACCTTCAAAGACCGCTTCCTGATCGCCGACGTGCGTATGGATGCGCCGTTCCCGAGCGAGCGCTGGTTCTGGTTTGATCCGCCGTTCCACCCGAATCAGTCGGTGCTGCTGCACCATCAACCCGACAACGTCTGGCGCATCGACTTCCAACTCGGCTGGGACGCCGACCCCGTCGCCGAGAAGCAACCGGAGCGCGTCATTCCACGCGTGCGCGCGCTTCTGGGCGAAAACGTCGATTTCGAGCTGGAATGGGTCAGCGTCTATACGTTTTCATGCGAACGCATGGACCGCTTCCGCCACGGCCGCGTGCTCTTCATCGGCGATGCAGCGCATCGGGTGTCGCCGTTCGGCGCGCGCGGCGCCAACAGCGGCTTGCAGGATGCCGAAAACCTCGCGTGGAAATTGCGCATGGTGCTTGCCGGCGACGCGCCCGACGCGCTGCTCGACACGTACGCGAGCGAGCGCGAGTTCGCTGCCGACGACAACATCCGCCACTCCACCCGCTCGACCGACTTCATCACGCCCAAGAGCGCAGTCAGCCGGCTCTTTCGCGATGCCACACTGCGCTTGGCCAAGCACTATCCGTTTGCGCGAACCCTGGTCAACAGCGGACGGTTGTCTACGCCGACAGTGCTCGAGGGCTCTACATTGCAGACCGAAGATGAAGCGCCCTTCGCCTGCACGCTCGTGCCCGGCGCTGTCGCACTCGACGCGCCGGTGCGCACCGCCGATGGCCGCGCAGATTGGCTCCTCGGTCATCTGCACAGCGGCTTCACGGCGCTGCGTTTCTGCGGTGCCGGAGAACGCGTCGAAGCGCTACCGCTTCGTACGCTGGCAGTCTTCCCGGCCGGCGGCATCGGCACCGTTTCAGCCAACGTGACGGCGCTGGAAGACATCGATGGCCTGGTCGCACAACGCTATGACGCACGCGCCGGCACGACCTACCTGATCCGCCCAGATCAGCACGTCTGTGCACGCTGGCGCGCGCTTGAGCCTGCCAAGCTGGCCGCTGCGTTGCTTCGCGCCACCGGGCAAACCGCGCCGGCAGCAGAGCCGCATGCCACAGTCTCCGCCTGA
- the hmgA gene encoding homogentisate 1,2-dioxygenase — protein MNMLAPTVKNAFTPASLDRPAYQSGFGNEFATEALPGALPHGQNSPQKAPYGLYAEQISGTAFTAPRAHNRRSWLYRIRPGAVHLPFEAMAQGRFHSNFNEVPPSPNQLRWDPLPAPAAGTDFIDGIVTFAGNGGPDAQTGCGIHLYAANASMTDRFFYNADGELLIVPQQGRLRLLTEMGVVDVEPLEIVVVPRGVRFRVELPDGDARGYICENFGALFRLPDLGVIGSNGLANPRDFLTPHAWYEDREGNFELVAKFQGSLWTAKIGHSPLDVVAWHGNLAPYKYDLRLFNTIGSISYDHPDPSIFLVLQSPSDTPGVDTIDFVIFPPRWLAAENTFRPPWFHRNVASEFMGLIQGVYDAKAEGFVPGGASLHNCMSGHGPDADTFEKASNGDTTKPHKVDATMAFMFETPAVIRPTRFAAESAQLQAKYFECWQGLKKHFDPTKR, from the coding sequence ATGAACATGCTCGCCCCGACGGTCAAGAACGCATTCACCCCGGCGTCGCTGGACCGGCCCGCTTACCAAAGCGGCTTCGGCAACGAGTTCGCCACCGAAGCCCTGCCCGGCGCGCTGCCGCACGGTCAGAACTCCCCGCAGAAGGCGCCGTATGGCCTGTATGCGGAACAGATTTCCGGCACGGCGTTCACCGCCCCGCGCGCGCACAACCGCCGCTCGTGGCTGTATCGCATCCGCCCGGGCGCCGTGCATCTGCCATTCGAGGCCATGGCGCAAGGCCGCTTCCACAGCAACTTCAACGAGGTGCCGCCCTCGCCCAACCAGCTGCGCTGGGACCCGCTGCCCGCACCGGCGGCCGGCACCGATTTCATCGACGGCATCGTGACCTTCGCCGGCAACGGCGGGCCGGACGCGCAAACCGGCTGCGGCATCCACCTGTACGCCGCCAATGCGTCGATGACCGACCGCTTCTTCTACAACGCCGACGGCGAACTGCTGATCGTCCCGCAGCAAGGCCGCCTGCGCCTGCTGACGGAGATGGGCGTGGTCGATGTCGAACCGCTGGAGATTGTGGTCGTGCCGCGCGGCGTGCGCTTCCGCGTCGAACTGCCGGATGGTGACGCACGCGGCTACATCTGCGAGAACTTCGGCGCGCTCTTCCGCTTGCCCGACCTGGGCGTGATCGGCTCGAACGGCCTGGCCAACCCACGCGACTTCCTCACCCCGCACGCGTGGTACGAAGACCGCGAGGGCAACTTCGAACTCGTCGCAAAATTCCAAGGCAGCCTGTGGACCGCGAAGATCGGCCACTCACCGCTGGACGTTGTTGCCTGGCACGGCAACCTCGCGCCGTACAAGTACGACCTGCGCCTGTTCAACACCATCGGCTCGATCAGCTACGACCATCCGGACCCGTCGATCTTCCTGGTGCTGCAAAGCCCCTCCGACACGCCGGGCGTGGACACCATCGACTTCGTGATCTTCCCGCCGCGCTGGCTCGCCGCAGAAAACACTTTCCGCCCGCCCTGGTTCCACCGCAACGTCGCAAGCGAATTCATGGGCCTGATCCAGGGCGTGTACGACGCCAAGGCCGAAGGCTTCGTGCCGGGCGGCGCCAGCCTGCACAACTGCATGAGCGGCCACGGCCCCGATGCCGACACGTTCGAGAAAGCGAGCAACGGCGACACCACCAAGCCGCACAAGGTCGACGCAACAATGGCCTTCATGTTCGAGACGCCGGCGGTCATTCGGCCCACCCGCTTCGCGGCGGAATCGGCGCAACTGCAAGCCAAGTACTTTGAATGCTGGCAGGGCCTCAAGAAGCATTTCGACCCGACCAAGCGTTAA
- a CDS encoding DUF2783 domain-containing protein encodes MPLNTQPNLPRPDDFYEALIDAHRNLDEEHSAMLNAQLILLLANHIGDMAVLREALAAARLALPAATAT; translated from the coding sequence ATGCCGCTGAATACGCAACCGAACCTGCCGCGCCCCGATGACTTTTACGAAGCGCTGATCGACGCGCACCGCAACCTCGACGAGGAGCACAGCGCGATGCTCAACGCGCAGCTCATCCTGCTGCTCGCGAACCATATCGGCGACATGGCGGTATTGCGTGAAGCGCTGGCGGCGGCGCGTCTTGCATTGCCGGCAGCCACGGCAACCTGA
- a CDS encoding LysR family transcriptional regulator: MLNLRDVDLNLLVLFQEILREKRISVVAERLGLSQPAVSNALSRLRQTFDDELFVRTPRGMMPTALAEQLAEPVATALDTLQRAFGQRTHFEAGTSTRTFTIAMSDVGEVYFMPVLAQLCAEQAPGVRIDTLRAGGFDMKAEMEAGAIDLAIGAFDDLSGESIFQRRLFQQDYVTMFRRGHALSEGRLTLERFRAASHLVVASSASPYNAIGPLLDKAGITQSARFSVPHFVAVPYIVSTTDLVVTVPRKLAERAAPPFGLEFVAPPLKLPALQTNVFWHRRFHQDAGNQWLRNLVAQRFAELER; encoded by the coding sequence ATGCTGAATCTGCGGGATGTGGACCTGAACCTGCTGGTGCTGTTTCAGGAAATCCTGCGCGAAAAGCGCATCTCCGTCGTGGCCGAGCGGCTGGGCCTGTCGCAGCCGGCGGTCAGCAACGCGCTGTCGCGCCTTCGCCAGACCTTTGATGACGAACTCTTCGTGCGTACGCCGCGCGGCATGATGCCGACCGCACTTGCCGAGCAACTGGCCGAACCGGTGGCCACGGCGCTCGACACGTTGCAACGCGCCTTCGGCCAGCGCACGCACTTTGAAGCGGGCACGTCCACGCGCACCTTCACCATTGCCATGAGCGATGTGGGCGAGGTGTATTTCATGCCGGTGCTGGCGCAGTTGTGTGCTGAGCAGGCGCCCGGCGTGCGTATCGACACGCTGCGTGCGGGCGGGTTCGACATGAAGGCCGAAATGGAGGCCGGCGCCATCGACCTTGCCATTGGCGCGTTCGATGATCTTTCCGGCGAGAGCATCTTCCAGCGCCGCCTGTTCCAGCAGGATTATGTGACGATGTTCCGGCGCGGACATGCGCTGTCGGAAGGCAGGCTCACGCTGGAACGCTTTCGCGCCGCGTCGCATCTGGTGGTGGCGAGTTCGGCCAGCCCTTACAACGCCATCGGGCCGCTGCTGGACAAGGCGGGGATCACGCAGTCGGCGCGCTTTTCAGTGCCGCACTTCGTGGCGGTGCCGTACATCGTCAGCACGACCGATCTGGTGGTGACGGTACCGCGCAAGCTGGCCGAGCGGGCTGCGCCGCCGTTCGGGCTGGAGTTCGTGGCGCCGCCGCTCAAGCTTCCGGCACTGCAGACCAATGTGTTCTGGCACCGGCGCTTCCATCAGGACGCCGGCAACCAGTGGCTGCGCAACCTTGTCGCGCAGCGCTTTGCAGAGCTGGAACGCTAG
- a CDS encoding IclR family transcriptional regulator: METTEVEDDLPTDGDAEDARANRDRSGIQSIEVGSQLLVALTRAMRAMALGDLARAAGMHPSKAHRYLVSLQRVGAVSQDPLTGRYELGPFALRLGLASLNRSDAIVRTRPLLAGLRDQTGHTIGIAVWSDRGPTVVHWEKAGGAPGVNLRIGDVLPMLNSATGRLFGAYQPMEQTLPLVERELHERAGDDLPGLPRSLTDYYRLCEDVRTEGASWVSGSLLPGVNALSLPVFGARGQLVLVLIALNLQPLFNAQRGGELEHTLRTFVMRLSAMLQAPAERPAKAGSRRSRAVR; this comes from the coding sequence ATGGAGACCACGGAAGTCGAAGACGACCTGCCCACCGATGGCGATGCAGAAGACGCGCGCGCAAACCGCGACCGTTCGGGCATCCAATCCATCGAAGTCGGCTCTCAATTACTCGTGGCGCTCACGCGTGCCATGCGGGCAATGGCGCTCGGCGATCTCGCGCGCGCCGCCGGTATGCATCCCTCCAAGGCGCATCGTTATCTGGTCAGCCTGCAGCGCGTGGGCGCGGTGTCGCAAGATCCGCTGACCGGCCGCTACGAACTCGGCCCGTTTGCGCTTCGCCTGGGCCTGGCCAGCCTCAACCGTTCCGATGCCATCGTCCGCACGCGGCCGTTGCTGGCCGGCCTGCGAGACCAGACCGGTCACACCATCGGCATTGCCGTGTGGAGCGATCGCGGCCCAACTGTCGTGCATTGGGAGAAGGCGGGTGGTGCGCCGGGTGTGAACCTGCGTATTGGCGACGTCCTGCCGATGCTCAATTCCGCCACCGGCCGCTTGTTTGGCGCCTATCAGCCGATGGAACAGACGCTGCCCTTGGTGGAACGCGAACTGCACGAGCGTGCCGGTGACGATCTCCCCGGTTTGCCGCGGTCTCTGACGGATTACTACCGCCTGTGCGAAGACGTCCGCACTGAAGGCGCATCGTGGGTGTCGGGCAGCCTGCTGCCGGGCGTGAACGCGCTGTCGTTGCCGGTGTTCGGTGCACGCGGGCAGCTCGTGCTGGTGTTGATCGCGCTGAACCTGCAACCGCTGTTTAACGCGCAGCGCGGCGGCGAGCTGGAGCACACGTTGCGCACGTTCGTGATGCGCTTGTCTGCCATGCTGCAGGCACCCGCGGAACGCCCTGCGAAAGCCGGCAGCCGTCGAAGCAGGGCGGTGCGTTAG
- a CDS encoding branched-chain amino acid ABC transporter permease has translation MDLSIAAILAQDGVTSGAIYALLALALVLVFSVTRVIFIPQGEFVAYGALTLAAIQANKAPLSASMLVALGVLTFLVEMGRTLLQPELRLHALRTGAVYAGKYLVFPVAVYVAARMLGPMTLPMLAQVALTLLIVIPMGPMIYRLAYEPLAEASTLVLLIVSVGVHFAMVGLGLVMFGAEGSRTEAFSDARFDLGALSVSGQSLWVVAVSVLMIVALYFYFGRTVSGKALRATAVNRLGARLVGIGTTQAGRLAFTLAAALGALCGILIAPLTTVYYESGFLIGLKGFVGAIVGGLVSYPVAALGALLVGLLESYSSFWASAFKEVIVFTLIIPVLLWRSLTTKHVEEEE, from the coding sequence ATGGATTTGTCGATTGCCGCCATCCTGGCGCAAGACGGCGTGACATCGGGCGCGATCTACGCGCTGCTGGCACTGGCGCTCGTGCTGGTGTTTTCCGTCACGCGCGTGATCTTCATCCCGCAGGGCGAATTCGTCGCGTACGGCGCGCTCACGCTGGCTGCCATCCAGGCCAACAAGGCGCCGCTGTCCGCCAGCATGCTTGTAGCGCTGGGCGTCCTGACGTTCCTGGTCGAGATGGGGCGTACGCTGCTGCAACCGGAACTGCGCCTGCATGCGCTGCGCACGGGCGCCGTCTATGCAGGCAAATACCTTGTTTTTCCGGTTGCCGTGTACGTCGCCGCTCGCATGCTGGGCCCGATGACGCTGCCCATGCTTGCGCAGGTGGCGTTGACGCTGCTGATCGTCATTCCGATGGGCCCCATGATCTACCGCCTGGCCTATGAGCCCTTGGCCGAAGCCAGCACGCTCGTGCTGCTGATCGTTTCGGTGGGCGTGCACTTTGCGATGGTCGGCCTGGGCCTCGTGATGTTTGGCGCAGAAGGCTCGCGCACGGAGGCGTTTTCCGATGCGCGCTTTGATCTGGGCGCGCTCAGTGTGTCGGGCCAGAGCCTTTGGGTGGTGGCTGTATCGGTGCTGATGATCGTGGCGCTGTACTTCTACTTCGGCCGCACGGTCTCGGGCAAGGCGCTGCGGGCCACCGCGGTGAACCGGCTGGGTGCGCGGCTGGTCGGCATCGGGACCACACAGGCCGGGCGATTGGCTTTCACGCTGGCGGCGGCGCTCGGCGCGCTGTGCGGCATCCTGATTGCGCCGCTGACCACGGTCTACTACGAGTCCGGTTTCCTGATCGGATTGAAGGGCTTCGTTGGAGCCATCGTGGGCGGGCTCGTGAGCTATCCGGTGGCCGCGCTGGGTGCGCTTCTGGTGGGGCTGCTGGAGTCGTATTCATCGTTCTGGGCGTCGGCGTTCAAGGAGGTGATCGTGTTCACGCTCATCATTCCGGTGCTGCTGTGGCGATCGCTCACCACCAAGCATGTCGAGGAAGAGGAATAA
- a CDS encoding MFS transporter, with protein MRPAPAARDTSSTPIDLVRLIDQGKVGGFQILLLAICGLCLIIDGFDVQAMGYVAPAIIKDWNITKASLGPVFGAGLFGMPVGALVFGVLGDRFGRRPVLIVATFFFAACMLATTQVATVEALLVLRFITGLGLGCIMPNAMALAGEFSPARSRVTWMMLVSCGFTVGAALGGFVSAALLSRFGWHAVFLVGGLVPLVIGVMMVLWLPESLQYLVLRGHGQMRQTRHQRLARWLSKLAPQLQVNAQTQFVVPEAPARGMPVSALFTEGRAKVTLVLWVINFMNLIDLYFLSNWLPTLIRDAGYPTDTAVLVATALQVGGVIGTLTLGRLIDRLGFVRVLAVCFLVACVTVGLIGQVAAALPVLVTVVFVAGFCIVGGQPAVNALAATYYPTTLRATGIGWSLGVGRIGSVIGPVIGGQLIAMQWSGPALFSAAAVPAMVSFGMVLALTLAASGADAARFASGRATGKPA; from the coding sequence ATGCGCCCTGCACCCGCCGCACGTGACACATCGTCGACGCCCATCGACCTCGTCCGGCTAATCGATCAGGGCAAGGTTGGCGGCTTTCAGATTCTGTTGCTGGCCATCTGCGGGCTGTGCCTGATCATCGACGGCTTCGACGTGCAGGCCATGGGTTATGTGGCGCCAGCCATCATCAAGGACTGGAACATCACCAAGGCGAGCCTCGGGCCGGTATTCGGCGCGGGGCTGTTCGGCATGCCGGTCGGCGCGCTGGTGTTTGGCGTGCTGGGCGACCGCTTCGGGCGGCGGCCGGTGCTGATCGTCGCCACGTTCTTCTTTGCGGCCTGCATGCTGGCCACCACGCAGGTGGCAACGGTGGAGGCGCTACTCGTCTTGCGCTTCATCACAGGCCTGGGCCTGGGTTGCATCATGCCCAACGCGATGGCGCTGGCCGGTGAGTTCAGCCCCGCACGCTCTCGCGTGACCTGGATGATGCTGGTGTCGTGCGGCTTTACCGTGGGCGCGGCACTTGGCGGCTTTGTGAGCGCGGCGCTGCTGTCGCGCTTTGGGTGGCATGCGGTGTTTCTGGTGGGCGGCCTGGTGCCTCTTGTCATTGGCGTGATGATGGTGTTGTGGCTGCCGGAATCCCTGCAATACCTGGTGCTCAGGGGCCATGGGCAAATGCGACAAACGCGCCATCAGCGTCTGGCTCGCTGGCTGAGCAAGCTGGCGCCGCAACTGCAGGTGAACGCGCAGACGCAATTCGTGGTGCCCGAGGCGCCCGCGCGCGGTATGCCGGTCTCGGCCCTGTTCACGGAAGGCCGCGCCAAGGTCACGCTCGTGCTGTGGGTCATCAACTTCATGAACCTGATCGACCTGTACTTCCTGTCGAACTGGCTGCCGACGCTGATTCGCGATGCCGGATATCCGACGGATACCGCTGTACTGGTCGCCACCGCGCTGCAGGTGGGCGGTGTGATCGGCACGCTCACGCTGGGCCGATTGATCGATCGCCTCGGCTTTGTGCGCGTGCTGGCCGTGTGCTTCCTGGTCGCCTGCGTCACCGTCGGGTTGATCGGCCAAGTGGCGGCTGCGCTGCCCGTGCTGGTGACGGTGGTGTTCGTGGCCGGCTTCTGCATCGTCGGCGGACAGCCTGCGGTAAATGCGCTCGCCGCCACGTATTACCCCACCACGCTGCGGGCCACCGGCATCGGCTGGAGCCTTGGCGTGGGCCGCATCGGCTCTGTCATCGGCCCGGTGATCGGCGGCCAGTTGATTGCGATGCAATGGAGCGGCCCGGCGTTGTTCTCGGCCGCCGCGGTGCCGGCGATGGTGTCATTCGGCATGGTGCTGGCGCTTACGCTGGCCGCCAGTGGCGCGGACGCCGCACGCTTTGCCTCAGGTCGCGCAACCGGCAAGCCTGCTTGA
- a CDS encoding aldo/keto reductase, producing the protein MRYNRLGRTGLFVSELCLGTMTFGGSDGIWQHIGDLQQADAERLIGRALDAGINFIDTADVYANGVAEQLTGQALKNLKVSRDSVVVATKVFGQTGDSVNARGASRFHIMDGIKASLKRMQLDHIDLYQIHGFDPATPIEETVRALDTLVQHGHVRYVGVSNWAAWQIVKALGIAERLGCARFESLQAYYTVAGRDLERELVPMLKSEGLGLMVWSPLAGGLLSGKYTREQHGEQDSRRNKFDFPPVDRARAYTCVDAMRVMANARSVSVAQIALAWLLHQQAVTTVIVGAKKIEQLDDNIAATKVELTAEELAQLDELSKLPAEYPGWMLERQGEYRRGQLAGMRQAVR; encoded by the coding sequence ATGCGTTACAACCGACTGGGCCGGACCGGCCTGTTTGTTTCTGAGCTATGCCTCGGCACGATGACCTTCGGCGGCAGCGATGGCATCTGGCAGCACATCGGCGATTTGCAGCAAGCCGATGCCGAGCGCCTGATCGGGCGCGCCCTCGACGCCGGCATCAATTTCATCGATACGGCGGATGTGTACGCCAATGGCGTCGCCGAGCAGTTGACGGGGCAGGCGCTCAAGAACCTGAAGGTGTCGCGCGACAGCGTGGTCGTCGCCACCAAGGTGTTCGGGCAGACCGGCGACAGCGTGAACGCGCGCGGCGCCTCGCGGTTCCACATCATGGACGGCATCAAGGCGAGCCTGAAGCGCATGCAGCTTGACCATATCGATCTTTATCAGATCCATGGTTTCGATCCCGCCACGCCGATCGAAGAAACCGTGCGTGCCCTCGACACGCTGGTCCAGCATGGCCACGTGCGCTATGTGGGTGTATCGAACTGGGCGGCGTGGCAGATCGTCAAGGCGTTGGGCATTGCCGAGCGGCTGGGCTGCGCACGCTTCGAAAGCCTGCAGGCGTATTACACAGTTGCCGGCCGTGACCTGGAGCGCGAGTTGGTGCCGATGCTCAAGAGCGAAGGCCTGGGCCTGATGGTGTGGAGCCCGCTGGCCGGTGGCCTGCTCAGCGGCAAGTACACACGCGAGCAGCACGGCGAGCAGGACAGCCGCCGCAACAAATTCGATTTCCCGCCGGTGGACCGGGCACGTGCCTACACGTGCGTGGATGCCATGCGCGTCATGGCCAATGCGCGCAGCGTGTCGGTCGCGCAGATTGCGCTGGCGTGGCTGCTGCATCAGCAGGCAGTGACCACCGTGATCGTCGGTGCCAAGAAGATCGAGCAGCTCGACGACAACATCGCGGCCACCAAGGTTGAACTGACGGCGGAAGAACTCGCGCAGCTCGACGAGCTGAGCAAACTCCCGGCCGAATACCCGGGCTGGATGCTGGAGCGGCAAGGGGAGTACCGGCGTGGCCAGCTTGCCGGAATGCGGCAAGCTGTGCGCTAG
- the fahA gene encoding fumarylacetoacetase, protein MTTRQLSWLESANTPDTHFPLENLPFGIFSTKENPSPRAGVALGDQVIDLGVLDDAGLLPAATRGTFRTGKLNTFIALGKPVWSDTRKKLQALFSVADTHVRDNATLHARALVPQAHAVMHLPIDIPGYTDFYSSREHATNVGRMFRDPENALLPNWLEIPIGYNGRASSVVVSGTPLHRPMGQIKLPDQPRPIFTACRKLDYELEMAFVVGKPSALGEPVSVDAAPDYMFGVVLLNDWSARDIQQWEYVPLGPFNSKGFGTSISPWIVTMEALEPFRVANPVQSPEPLEYLRQSRPNAYDIALETALRPHGGERTTIARTNFRAMYWTMAQQLAHHTVSGCNVRVGDLMGSGTISGTTPDSYGSLLELTVNGKQPLDLGNGTTRAFLEDGDEVTMTGWCQGDGYRVGFGEVRGEILPARSVK, encoded by the coding sequence ATGACCACCCGCCAACTAAGCTGGCTAGAATCCGCCAACACCCCCGACACCCACTTCCCCCTGGAAAACCTGCCCTTCGGCATCTTCTCCACCAAGGAAAACCCGTCGCCACGCGCAGGCGTAGCCCTTGGCGATCAGGTCATCGATCTCGGCGTGCTGGATGACGCCGGCCTGCTCCCCGCAGCAACCCGCGGCACGTTCCGCACCGGCAAGCTCAACACCTTCATCGCACTCGGCAAGCCCGTCTGGTCCGACACCCGCAAGAAGCTCCAAGCGCTGTTCAGCGTGGCCGACACCCACGTGCGCGACAACGCCACGCTGCACGCCCGTGCGCTGGTGCCGCAAGCGCATGCCGTGATGCATCTGCCCATCGACATCCCGGGCTATACGGACTTCTATTCGTCGCGCGAGCACGCCACCAACGTCGGCCGCATGTTCCGCGATCCCGAAAACGCGCTGCTGCCGAACTGGCTGGAAATCCCGATCGGCTATAACGGCCGCGCCAGCTCCGTGGTGGTGAGCGGAACACCGTTGCACCGCCCGATGGGCCAGATCAAGCTGCCCGACCAGCCGCGCCCGATCTTCACGGCCTGCCGCAAGCTGGACTACGAACTCGAGATGGCCTTTGTGGTTGGCAAGCCGAGCGCGCTGGGTGAGCCGGTTTCCGTCGACGCGGCACCGGACTACATGTTCGGCGTCGTGCTCCTGAACGACTGGAGCGCACGCGACATTCAGCAATGGGAATACGTGCCGCTTGGCCCGTTCAACTCGAAGGGGTTCGGCACATCGATCTCGCCGTGGATCGTCACGATGGAGGCGCTGGAACCGTTCCGCGTGGCCAACCCGGTGCAGTCGCCCGAGCCGCTGGAGTACCTGCGGCAGAGCCGGCCCAACGCGTACGACATCGCTCTCGAAACTGCATTGCGGCCCCACGGCGGCGAACGCACCACCATCGCCCGCACGAATTTCCGCGCGATGTACTGGACGATGGCGCAGCAGCTCGCGCACCACACCGTGTCCGGCTGCAACGTGCGCGTGGGTGACCTGATGGGCTCGGGCACCATCAGTGGAACCACGCCGGATTCTTACGGCAGCCTGCTGGAGCTGACTGTCAACGGCAAGCAGCCGCTGGACCTCGGCAACGGCACCACGCGCGCCTTCCTGGAAGACGGGGACGAAGTCACCATGACCGGCTGGTGCCAGGGCGATGGCTATCGTGTGGGCTTTGGGGAAGTACGCGGCGAGATTCTGCCGGCGCGCAGTGTGAAGTAA
- a CDS encoding MBL fold metallo-hydrolase yields MAKAFASQADLEAKQVTFTQLSPNAYAYTAEGDPNSGVIIGDDSVLIVDTTATPAMAQDLIARIRAITDKPIKHVVLSHYHAVRVLGASAYFAEGAQNIIASRGTYEMIVERGEADMKSEIERFPRLFAGVETVPGLTWPTLVFERELTLFLGKLEVKILHLGPGHTKGDTVVWIPSQKVLFSGDLVEYDAACYCGDAQLEEWPATLDALRALGADKLVPGRGPALLNPGEVEKGLAYTRDFVSTLLQRGKEAVAQKMDLKAAMAHTRAAMDPKFGSVFIYEHCLPFDVTRAFDEASGIKHPRIWTAERDKEMWAALQG; encoded by the coding sequence ATGGCCAAAGCCTTCGCCTCGCAAGCCGACCTCGAGGCCAAACAAGTCACCTTCACCCAGCTCTCCCCCAACGCTTACGCTTATACAGCCGAGGGCGACCCGAACTCCGGCGTCATCATTGGCGACGACTCGGTGCTGATCGTCGACACCACCGCCACGCCCGCGATGGCGCAAGACCTGATCGCACGCATTCGCGCCATCACCGACAAGCCGATCAAGCACGTGGTGCTGTCGCACTATCACGCGGTGCGCGTGCTGGGCGCGTCGGCCTACTTTGCCGAGGGCGCACAGAACATCATTGCCAGCCGCGGCACGTACGAAATGATCGTCGAGCGCGGCGAGGCCGATATGAAGTCCGAAATCGAGCGCTTCCCGCGCCTGTTTGCCGGCGTGGAAACCGTGCCGGGCCTGACGTGGCCGACGCTGGTGTTCGAGCGCGAGCTGACACTGTTTCTGGGCAAGTTGGAAGTGAAGATCCTGCACCTCGGCCCCGGCCACACGAAGGGCGACACGGTGGTGTGGATTCCGTCGCAGAAGGTGCTGTTCTCCGGTGACCTCGTCGAGTATGACGCCGCCTGCTACTGCGGCGATGCGCAGCTCGAAGAATGGCCCGCCACGCTGGATGCACTGCGCGCGCTCGGCGCCGATAAGCTCGTGCCCGGCCGCGGCCCCGCGTTGCTCAATCCGGGCGAAGTCGAGAAGGGCCTCGCTTATACACGCGATTTCGTGTCTACGCTGCTGCAACGTGGCAAGGAAGCCGTCGCGCAGAAGATGGACCTGAAGGCCGCCATGGCGCATACCCGCGCGGCCATGGACCCGAAATTTGGCAGCGTCTTCATCTATGAGCACTGCCTACCGTTTGACGTGACGCGCGCCTTTGACGAGGCCAGCGGCATCAAGCACCCGCGCATCTGGACCGCCGAGCGCGACAAGGAAATGTGGGCCGCCCTGCAAGGCTGA